One Triticum dicoccoides isolate Atlit2015 ecotype Zavitan chromosome 5B, WEW_v2.0, whole genome shotgun sequence genomic window carries:
- the LOC119308908 gene encoding cell division cycle 20.2, cofactor of APC complex-like translates to MEAAGSSSSRPPKRRRPGLRPSAPLEVAGARTPYMPSLCTNSKNPSTKCYGDRFIPDRSSMDMDMAYYLLTEPKKGKENEAVVSPAKEAYRRLLAEKLLGSRTRILAFRNKPPEPEGILPQILFETPTSSQTKPTKQRRKIPQFAERTLDAPGVVDDYYLNVLDWGSKNVVSVALENTLYLWNASDSSTSELVTVDADYGPITSVSWACEGQHIAVGLNSSDIQLWDTSSNRMLRTLRGVHDSRVGSLAWNSSILTTGGMDGKIVNNDVRMRSHMVQTYRGHEAEVCGLRWSGSLQQLASGGNDNLVHIWDASMVSSNPSLGHNRWLHRFSDHLSAVKALAWCPFQSNLLASGGGGNDRCIKFWNTHTGLCLNSVDTGAQVCALLWNKNEKELLSACGFVQRPLTLWKYPSMVKLAELEGHTSRVLCLAQSPDGSTVASVAADETLRFWNVFGTSEAPKPAAKTVHTGMFSFSHIR, encoded by the exons ATGGAGGCGGCGGGCTCCAGTTCGTCCCGGCCGCCGAAGCGCCGCCGGCCCGGGCTGCGGCCGTCGGCGCCTCTGGAGGTGGCCGGCGCCAGGACGCCGTACATGCCGTCCCTCTGCACCAACTCCAAGAACCCGTCCACCAAATGCTAC GGTGACAGATTCATACCAGATAGGTCATCGATGGACATGGACATGGCATATTACCTCCTTACGGAACCTAAGAAGGGAAAGGAAAATGAAGCTGTGGTATCACCGGCTAAAGAAGCATACAGGAGGCTTCTTGCTGAGAAACTCCTGGGCAGCAGAACCAGGATTCTTGCCTTCAGGAACAAGCCACCAGAACCGGAAGGGATACTGCCACAGATTTTATTTGAAACTCCGACTTCCAGTCAGACCAAGCCTACTAAACAGCGCCGAAAGATTCCCCAG TTTGCTGAGAGGACGTTAGATGCCCCTGGAGTGGTTGATGATTACTATCTTAACGTGCTGGACTGGGGAAGCAAAAATGTGGTGTCCGTTGCCCTTGAGAATACCTTGTACTTGTGGAATGCATCTGATAGCTCTACTTCTGAGCTTGTGACTGTTGACGCTGACTATGGTCCCATCACTAGTGTCAGCTGGGCTTGTGAGGGGCAACATATTGCCGTTGGCCTTAACTCTTCTGACATCCAGCTCTGGGATACAAGTTCTAATCGTATG CTGAGAACACTCCGAGGTGTCCATGATTCAAGGGTTGGTTCACTGGCTTGGAACAGTAGCATCCTGACAACCGGTGGAATGGATGGCAAGATCGTGAACAATGATGTCAGGATGAGATCCCATATGGTTCAGACATACCGAGGGCATGAAGCAGAGGTATGCGGGTTGAGATGGTCAGGATCTTTGCAGCAATTGGCGAGTGGTGGGAACGACAATCTGGTGCACATATGGGATGCATCAATGGTGTCTTCTAATCCATCTCTGGGTCACAATAGATGGCTCCATAGGTTTAGTGACCACTTGTCTGCAGTGAAGGCTCTTGCCTGGTGTCCATTCCAGAGCAATTTActtgcttctggtggtggtggaaatGATCGATGCATCAAATTCTGGAACACACACACTGGTCTATGTCTGAATTCTGTTGATACTGGGGCCCAGGTATGCGCACTGCTCTGGAATAAGAATGAAAAGGAGCTCCTGAGCGCCTGCGGGTTTGTACAGAGACCACTCACATTATGGAAGTACCCGTCGATGGTCAAATTGGCCGAACTCGAAGGCCACACTTCACGTGTCCTCTGCTTGGCACAG AGCCCTGATGGCTCCACAGTAGCCTCCGTTGCAGCAGATGAGACTCTAAGGTTTTGGAATGTGTTTGGAACTTCTGAAGCACCGAAACCTGCAGCTAAGACCGTACACACTGGAATGTTTAGTTTCAGTCATATCAGATGA